The DNA region AACATCCAAACAgtcaaaaccgactctcgaggcgccgagtcgcccgaacgttcgttcacacgacgtatggcgatattaggctcattcaaatcctcgtcgttcaagcattccaaatctacaaattaattggacatcggagatcggatgcgagctcaatcaagtttcaagcgttttccaacttttctctcaatcgaatgggacccacagctcagccaagccaagcaaCCAAGCCGctgctcaaccccaagccacgactcaatccctcaagccgcggctcagtCGCAATTAGCCTCGGCTCAACCCTTGGCCGGCTGCTCCAAGCCCTCCCCtctacaaaatttaaattttgctcttacacccatcacttcctcttacacacacatcacttcccatcacttcctatcacttttctctaacttcccctacactcaacatgaccatTTCCCTTCCCTAATCCCGTTccaaatttcggcagccctttAATCCCCCCAAAACCGCACTTAACTTCACTAAACCAAGCCGTTAAGCCTCCCTTTATGACGAGGAGTCCCGCCTAAGTGACAACCCATATTCTAGAAGACTTCGGCTGCTTCTAGAGAAGAATATGCCATAGTacaatttctcttaattagatattgtttcctatattagcttgagtcaggaGTCTGAAGTTTCTTGTTTCAGATTATTTCCTTGttcaattttaggaaagtaatctagaggagtataggtgtcagtttcctattctagagtcaatggaggtgtattccctctatatataggTTATTCACCTCATTGTAAGAGGGGGCAAAAAAACACCTTTTGTTGAATGATATTTTCAGTTTgccataactctttgttttcagcatattgcTTGGGTTTAGCcatgttctattcccttcgagtctaaaattcagatttaggcgcgagaaaccgtgatccgcgctgcgtcagttggtatcagagcagaaGTTGCCTAAATATGATCATGGCGGACGAGGCGATTCACAACCACCCTAATGCCGAACAGCAGGAGGTGGGCGCGATTCAAGCACTGGAGCAGAGGATCGAAAGGATGGAGCGAACTCTCGAGCGGAGGTTTGAGCAAAGACTGGACCAGAGGTTCGAGGAGCTACGTACCATGCTTGGTGCTCTAAACTTGCGTGCTGACCAGAATGCGGTAGACGGCGGTCAGGCACAGCGAGTTTTTTCTCGTGAGCCACCCGTTGTTCAACGTGTTCCCCGTAGGATCCAATATTATGAAGATTCAGATGAGCAGAGTGGAGTTGCATACGATCGATTTGTTCATCCACAAAGGAATCAAAGAAATCGCCAAGATGCTGGAGACTTTCGTTTGAAGGCCGATATTCCCGTTTTCAACGGATGCTTAAACATCGAGGAATTCTTGGATTGGCTTTCAGAAGTCGACCGGTTCGTCGAATACGCGGAGCTTCCCGAGGAGAAGCGCGTGAAGCTGGTGGCATACCGATTGAAGGGAGGAGCATCTGCTTGGTGGGATCGTGTGCAAGAGAACCGAGGACGTGTAGGGAAGCAGCCCATCCAAACATGGGAACGCATGAGGCGAATGTTGAGGGCTAGATTTCTTCCTCCAGATTATGAGCAATATTTGTTCATGAAATACCAGAGGTGTGTGCAAGGGTCGAGGTCCGTCCATGATTACACAGCGGAATTCCTAAGGTTGGCGGAGCGTAATGCACTAAATGAGTCAGAGAGCCAACAAGTTGCCCGGTATATGGAAGGTTTAAAGCCAACTATTCGGGACAAGATTGGCGTGCAGATGGTAGCAACGGTGGATGATGCTCGAAGCTTAGCTCTCAAGGCTGAGATGATGACGCAAGACAGGGGAAATTCATACCGCAGGAATTATGCAGAATCATCACAAGCCTCTGCAGAAAGAAGCCAAGCTACTAAACAACAAGGATTAAACAAGCAAGGTCAAGGAAATTTCGATAAATCAGCTGGCAAAAAGTTGGTCACCGAGACTGGAGCTTCAAGGAACCAAAATTCTCTTGCCAAGCAATTCACAGCAAAGTGCTTCAAGTGCAACCAGCCGGGTCATCGATCGAGTGATTGTCCTTGGCGAAAGGCTATCGCTTTGGTGGAGCATGAATAAGATGTGTTTTGCGATCCTgaggaagagaaagaggaagatgaagaatACAGCGGTGATGATGATTATGAGCAGACATACATGGCTCGGAAGTTGATGCTCGCACCTAAGCAAGAAGACCAATCCCAGAGAAACAAGCTATTTCGCACTAGGTGCAACATTCATTCACGCACTTTCAACTTGATTATTGACAGCGGAAGTCAAGAGAATATTATAGGAAGAGCTGTGGTCGAGAAGCTAGAGTTGCCAGTTGAGAAGCACCCAAATCCTTATTCGATTGGCTGGATAAAGTCAGTGGGTGATATCCGAGTGACCGAACGATGCAAGGTTCCTTTCTCCATTGGCAAATATCGAGATGAGGTGTACTGTGACGTTGTGGATATGGAAGCTTGCCACCTATTATTTGGGAGACCTTGGCAGTATGACACTGATGCAAAACACCATGGCAAAGAGAATGTGTATCGGCTCGTAAAGGAAGGGGTACGCTACACCCTAGTACCCTTATCAGAGAAACCTAAGCCCAAAGCTGTCCCGAAAGTGGAGGGTAAAGCGTTTTTGATAGAGACTCATTCGGAGCGGGAGATTGAAGCTGATTTTAAAGAGTCAAAGGAATTGCATGTGCTGATTGTGAAGGATTTACCATTGCAGAAGCAAATCGTGGAGGTGCCAGAGGAAGTGAAGCCCGTACTTGCAGAATTTGAAGAGATCAT from Punica granatum isolate Tunisia-2019 chromosome 3, ASM765513v2, whole genome shotgun sequence includes:
- the LOC116200446 gene encoding uncharacterized protein LOC116200446 gives rise to the protein MADEAIHNHPNAEQQEVGAIQALEQRIERMERTLERRFEQRLDQRFEELRTMLGALNLRADQNAVDGGQAQRVFSREPPVVQRVPRRIQYYEDSDEQSGVAYDRFVHPQRNQRNRQDAGDFRLKADIPVFNGCLNIEEFLDWLSEVDRFVEYAELPEEKRVKLVAYRLKGGASAWWDRVQENRGRVGKQPIQTWERMRRMLRARFLPPDYEQYLFMKYQRCVQGSRSVHDYTAEFLRLAERNALNESESQQVARYMEGLKPTIRDKIGVQMVATVDDARSLALKAEMMTQDRGNSYRRNYAESSQASAERSQATKQQGLNKQGQGNFDKSAGKKLVTETGASRNQNSLAKQFTAKCFKCNQPEKEEDEEYSGDDDYEQTYMARKLMLAPKQEDQSQRNKLFRTRCNIHSRTFNLIIDSGSQENIIGRAVVEKLELPVEKHPNPYSIGWIKSVGDIRVTERCKVPFSIGKYRDEVYCDVVDMEACHLLFGRPWQYDTDAKHHGKENVYRLVKEGVRYTLVPLSEKPKPKAVPKVEGKAFLIETHSEREIEADFKESKELHVLIVKDLPLQKQIVEVPEEVKPVLAEFEEIIPEELPDELPPMRDI